A region from the Bactrocera dorsalis isolate Fly_Bdor chromosome 1, ASM2337382v1, whole genome shotgun sequence genome encodes:
- the LOC105230755 gene encoding sodium/hydrogen exchanger 8 — MAKQKRVVYLLTLAICALLCSVNADTSDVNGIEKSAINNSSVNNNTISSVESVSVQNTTSSQNAAGSNGAQSLPTTDVQNAMKINATTNQINIPTTNATKDPVIDGTNAIKEVQTNGTTTASVTPANVTQNVTTPTADPPLPDQHAVEQEHNSSLSIFFVICVIMLGILLIHSMLQTGFQYLPESIVVVFLGALIGLLLKVMSGENASWKREEVFSPTGFFLVLLPPIIFESGYNLHKGNFFQNIGSILVFAIFGTTISALVIGAGCYLLGVAEVAYRLDFSESFAFGSLISAVDPVATVAIFHALDVDPILNMLVFGESILNDAISIVLTTSITQSANTPANTQATTGQAIFAALKTFCEMFFASAGIGVIFALISALLLKHVDLRKHPSLEFAMMLMFTYAPYVLAEGIHLSGIMAILFCGIVMSHYTHFNLSTVTQITMQQTMRTLSFIAETCVFAYLGLAIFSFKHQVELSFVIWSIVLCLIGRACNIFPLAFLVNKFREHKITNKMQFIMWFSGLRGAISYALSLHLDLPNDETRRVLITTTLIIVLFTTLFFGGSTMPLLKYLKPGKKRRSRSGRNANSATVARRSASRSRKRSKSISLSKTREWGQAIDSEHLSELTEEEDVSFAQTRVGGFGRMDRKFFIPFFTRRFNSQELHECKSQMADLTNKWYQAIRISPLDSDESDEELGMSASTSQSTLSAPRT, encoded by the exons ATGGCTAAGCAAAAGCGTGTTGTTTATTTGCTCACGCTTGCCATTTGTGCTTTACTGTGCAGTGTAAATGCAGACACAAGTGATGTCAATGGCATCGAGAAATCAGCAATCAATAACAGCTCagttaataataatacaatatcaTCAGTCGAATCAGTCTCTGTTCAAAATACAACATCCAGTCAGAATGCAGCTGGTAGCAATGGCGCACAAAGCTTACCCACCACAGACGTGCAGAATGCTATGAAAATAAATGCTACAACTAACCAAATAAATAttccaacaacaaatgcaactaAGGATCCAGTAATAGATGGTACAAATGCTATCAAGGAAGTTCAAACAAACGGGACAACCACTGCATCAGTGACTCCTGCAAATGTTACACAAAATGTGACAACACCTACCGCTGATCCGCCACTACCAGATCAGCATGCTGTTGAGCAAGAACACAATTCTTCTTTGTCCATTTTCTTCGTAATCTGCGTTATAATGCTTGGAATTTTGTTGATACATTCAATGTTACAGACGGGATTCCAATATTTGCCGGAAAGTATTGTTGTAGTGTTTCTGGGCGCACTTATTGGGCTTTTACTCAAGGTTATGTCGGGCGAAAATGCTAGTTGGAAGCGTGAAGAAGTTTTTTCTCCAACAGGATTCTTTCTGGTTCTACTACCGCCGATCATATTTGAATCTGGCTATAATTTGCATAAGggcaacttttttcaaaatattggctCCATATTAGTATTCGCAATATTTGGCACAACAATCTCGGCACTGGTGATAGGAGCTGGTTGTTATCTACTAGGAGTAGCAGAGGTCGCATATAG gctGGACTTCTCCGAATCATTCGCCTTCGGCTCGTTAATATCAGCGGTGGATCCAGTAGCAACTGTTGCCATATTTCACGCCTTGGACGTAGATCCCATACTAAACATGTTGGTGTTTGGTGAAAGCATTTTGAATGACGCCATCTCTATTGTACTGACCACCTCAATTACACAGTCGGCTAACACACCCGCGAATACGCAAGCAACAACTGGTCAGGCAATCTTTGCAGCGCTCAAAACGTTTTGCGAAATGTTCTTCGCCTCCGCCGGCATCGGTGTAATTTTCGCGCTCATATCGGCTTTACTATTAAAACATGTGGATCTGCGCAAGCATCCATCACTGGAATTCGCTATGATGTTAATGTTCACCTATGCGCCCTATGTATTAGCAGAGGGCATACATCTGAGCGGAATTATGGCCATACTATTTTGCGGCATTGTCATGTCTCACTACACACATTTCAATCTGTCCACCGTCACACAGATAACAATGCAACAAACTATGCGTACGCTATCTTTCATCGCTGAGACCTGCGTTTTCGCATACCTAGGCCTAGCAATATTCTCTTTCAAGCATCAAGTAGAGCTCTCCTTTGTGATTTGGTCGATTGTGCTGTGCTTAATAGGACGAGCGTGTAATATATTTCCATTAGCATTTCTAGTTAACAAATTTCGCGAGCATAAAATCACCAACAAAATGCAGTTTATCATGTGGTTCTCCGGCTTACGCGGTGCCATCTCCTACGCGCTCTCCTTACATCTGGATCTGCCAAACGACGAGACGCGGCGTGTGCTCATCACTACGACACTAATTATTGTGCTCTTCACCACGCTCTTCTTCGGTGGATCCACCATGCCGTTACTAAAATATCTCAAACCGGGCAAAAAACGTCGCTCACGCTCCGGACGTAACGCAAATTCTGCAACTGTAGCACGAAGAAGCGCCTCGCGTTCACGAAAACGTTCCAAATCCATTTCGTTATCGAAGACACGTGAATGGGGACAAGCTATTGATTCAGAGCACTTGTCCGAGTTGACCGAGGAAGAAGATGTGTCATTCGCTCAAACGCGCGTCGGTGGATTCGGTCGCATGGACCGCAAATTCTTCATACCATTCTTTACGCGTCGCTTCAACAGCCAAGAACTGCATGAGTGCAAATCACAAATGGCTGATTTGACCAACAAATGGTATCAAGCGATACGCATCAGTCCACTGGATTCGGACGAATCGGACGAGGAGCTCGGCATGTCGGCGAGCACGAGTCAGAGCACATTGAGTGCGCCTCGCACCTAA